In Pyrus communis chromosome 1, drPyrComm1.1, whole genome shotgun sequence, the following are encoded in one genomic region:
- the LOC137709318 gene encoding probable WRKY transcription factor 7, translating to MALELMMGLIDSFAAKREENAVKEAASAGIQSVEKFISLISQHHHQSVSSNTEDETEYKEVADMAVTKFRKVISLLDKGRIGHARFRKAPVTQIPTPSISEPHDQETEQPSVFRAEQSSAFKVYCPTLVVRLPPLPQNPHLKTTPVALKKGIGCAERKMDFAAAATISFSPSAPKTAANSFISSLTAGDAAEQSISSGFQFTNMSQSSSSRPPLSSSSLKRKCSSVDNVSRLRCGSTTGRCHCSKTRKLKVKRVIRVPAISMKLADIPPDDYSWRKYGQKPIKGSPYPRGYYKCSSERGCLARKHVERAVDDPTMLIVTYEGDHNHSLSVTDPTATLILESS from the exons ATGGCCCTGGAACTAATGATGGGATTGATTGACAGTTTTGCAGCGAAGAGGGAGGAGAATGCCGTGAAGGAGGCGGCCTCCGCCGGAATCCAGAGCGTCGAGAAGTTTATCAGCTTGATTTCGCAACACCATCACCAGTCGGTGTCGTCCAACACGGAAGATGAAACGGAGTATAAAGAGGTGGCGGACATGGCAGTGACCAAGTTCAGGAAGGTCATTTCGTTGTTGGACAAAGGAAGAATCGGCCACGCTCGGTTCCGGAAAGCTCCGGTAACCCAAATCCCGACACCTTCAATTTCAGAACCCCATGATCAAGAAACAGAGCAACCTTCTGTTTTCAGAGCAGAACAATCTTCTGCTTTCAAGGTTTACTGTCCGACGCTGGTTGTTCGCCTTCCGCCCCTGCCGCAAAATCCTCATCTAAAAACTACTCCGGTTGCGCTGAAAAAAGGTATTGGGTGCGCTGAGAGAAAGATGGattttgctgctgctgctaccATCAGCTTCTCGCCTTCGGCACCCAAAACTGCCGcgaattcattcatttcttctttAACTGCTGGGGATGCTGCTGAGCAATCGATCTCTTCTGGGTTTCAATTCACAAACATGTCGCAGTCGTCTTCCAGTAGGCCACCGCTGTCTTCGTCGTCGTTGAAGAGGAAGTGCAGCTCCGTCGACAATGTTTCTCGTCTCCGGTGCGGCTCTACTACTGGGCGTTGCCACTGTTCGAAGACAAG GAAACTTAAAGTGAAAAGAGTGATTAGGGTTCCTGCAATTAGTATGAAATTGGCTGATATTCCACCTGATGATTATTCTTGGAGAAAGTACGGTCAAAAACCCATCAAGGGTTCTCCTTATCCAAG AGGGTATTACAAGTGTAGCAGCGAGAGAGGTTGCCTTGCACGCAAGCACGTGGAGCGCGCTGTAGACGATCCCACCATGCTGATCGTGACCTACGAAGGCGATCACAATCACTCCCTCAGCGTCACCGATCCAACGGCCACCCTCATCCTCGAATCGTCTTGA
- the LOC137729442 gene encoding cysteine proteinase mucunain-like produces MGPYQSSPVVAVLLLTIFSISSALDMSIISYDSKSSGSWRTDDEVMSIYEGWLAEHGKAYNALGEKERRFKIFKDNLRYIDEQNSKNLSYRLGLNRFADLSNEEYRNTYLGAKTRAQMKRVSNRNTKSDRYAPRVGDSLPDSIDWRKEGAVSPVKDQGSCGSCWAFSTISAVEGINKLVTGDLISLSEQELVDCDRTYNQGCNGGLMDYGFEFIINNGGIDSEEDYPYKGYDATCDTYRKNAKVVSIDDYEDVPTYNEKALQKAVANQPIAVAIEGGGRDFQLYISGVFTGRCGTALDHGVTVVGYGTDDGLDYWIVRNSWGGSWGEEGYIRMQRNLGNTANGICGIAMEPSYPIKEGQNPPNPGPSPPSPVKPPSVCDNYYSCPESNTCCCIYEYANYCFAWGCCPLEGATCCDDHYSCCPSDYPVCDVNAGACLMSKGNPLGVKALKRTPAKPHWAIGGGKSSSA; encoded by the exons ATGGGGCCGTACCAATCATCGCCGGTCGTGGCGGTCCTCCTCCTCACGATCTTCTCCATCTCATCGGCCCTTGACATGTCGATCATCTCCTACGACAGCAAGTCGTCGGGCAGCTGGAGGACCGACGATGAGGTGATGTCGATATACGAGGGGTGGCTGGCGGAGCACGGAAAGGCATACAACGCTTTgggagagaaggagagaaggTTCAAGATCTTCAAGGACAACCTTAGGTACATCGACGAACAAAACTCCAAGAACCTCAGCTACAGGCTCGGTCTGAACAGGTTCGCCGATCTGTCGAACGAGGAGTACCGGAACACTTACCTTGGCGCCAAGACCCGCGCGCAGATGAAGCGGGTGTCCAACAGGAACACCAAGAGCGACCGGTACGCGCCACGTGTCGGCGATTCGTTGCCCGACTCCATTGATTGGAGGAAGGAGGGCGCGGTAAGTCCAGTCAAAGACCAAGGCAGCTGTG GGAGTTGCTGGGCATTCTCAACTATCTCCGCCGTGGAAGGTATCAATAAGCTAGTCACCGGCGATCTCATCTCCCTATCTGAGCAGGAGCTGGTAGACTGCGATAGAACGTACAACCAAGGCTGCAATGGAGGTCTTATGGACTATGGCTTCGAGTTCATCATCAACAATGGCGGCATTGATAGCGAAGAGGACTATCCTTACAAGGGATATGATGCCACATGTGACACCTACAGG AAAAATGCCAAGGTTGTTTCGATTGACGATTACGAAGATGTTCCTACATACAATGAGAAAGCACTGCAGAAGGCTGTTGCCAATCAGCCAATTGCCGTTGCCATTGAAGGGGGTGGCAGAGACTTCCAGTTGTATATCTCC GGTGTGTTTACGGGACGTTGTGGGACAGCACTAGACCATGGTGTTACAGTTGTGGGATATGGCACAGACGACGGACTTGATTACTGGATAGTGAGAAACTCATGGGGTGGAAGCTGGGGAGAGGAGGGATACATCAGGATGCAGCGTAATCTGGGCAACACCGCCAACGGGATATGTGGAATTGCCATGGAGCCTTCTTACCCCATCAAGGAAGGCCAGAATCCCCCTAACCCTGGCCCTTCTCCTCCGTCTCCGGTAAAGCCCCCGTCAGTTTGTGACAACTACTACTCCTGCCCTGAGAGCAACACCTGCTGCTGTATCTATGAGTATGCAAACTATTGCTTTGCTTGGGGATGTTGTCCACTTGAAGGTGCCACCTGCTGTGACGACCATTACAGTTGCTGCCCAAGTGACTATCCCGTGTGTGATGTCAATGCCGGAGCTTGTCTGATG AGCAAGGGCAATCCGCTGGGGGTGAAGGCATTGAAGCGCACCCCCGCAAAACCTCACTGGGCCATTGGTGGTGGAAAGAGCAGCAGTGcttaa
- the LOC137716544 gene encoding SUMO-conjugating enzyme SCE1-like has translation MQVPAGPGFFHPNVYPSGTVCLSILNEDKGWRPAIIVRQILVGIQDLLGQPNPADPAQTEGYQRFIQEPAEYKRKV, from the exons ATGCAAGTACCCGCAGGGCCGGGCTTTTTCCACCCCAATGTGTATCCTTCTGGAACTGTTTGTCTTTCGATTCTCAACGAGGACAAA GGTTGGAGGCCGGCCATCATAGTGAGGCAAATCCTCGTAGGCATTCAGGATTTGCTAGGCCAGCCTAATCCTGCTGATCCGGCACAAACCGAAGGTTATCAACGCTTTATCCAG GAACCAGCTGAGTACAAGCGAAAAGTGTGA
- the LOC137717803 gene encoding uncharacterized protein, which produces MFGWKHATAVAVCVGVAAVVVVMVLWRWNCYRKRKQNAGSGGTMTTAAATTVVRTESLQDGIPKLHRHQQPSKSMSTGNNYYGRGVSGKPLFSWGNNPTSVTDAVENGWSRFGFTNYQYSGSTRSRLLGMCAAGDQRVRDAEPEISWEVCQGSADFMQKVRLNPGSKKVLNLSGASASAASVIKTGLPLPGPALGSNSFPQEAYFEITILSPRGGDEMSQSIVKEGEKIKLIQKSYEENPSSDSLVHVSSSSSSQSISRIEELKLSVKDDIHHGKNEAVLLSVGLSVGGALPLKLPGSYPGSIGFGSNGSVHLDGMKLVFESEKATWGKRDRVIGCGFDPTQKKVYFTVESELVHVIHCQSEEFSTPLYPTLAANTDITVLVNLGQSAFKYAPANAQRTPNPCFVGPLVRSSAAAFYEDSMELFSMDRIDSQWLNRCTTKGNQNPNHELEFDEESEADLFEIVLESCGRSPHTVS; this is translated from the exons ATGTTCGGTTGGAAGCATGCCACGGCGGTTGCAGTCTGCGTAGGGGTTGCTGCGGTCGTTGTTGTGATGGTTTTATGGCGATGGAATTGTTACAGGAAGCGTAAACAAAATGCTGGCAGCGGTGGCACGATGACAACGGCGGCAGCGACGACGGTGGTTAGGACAGAGAGTTTGCAAGATGGGATTCCAAAGCTTCATCGCCACCAACAACCAAGCAAGAGCATGTCGACCGGAAACAACTATTACGGCCGTGGGGTTTCCGGGAAGCCGCTGTTCAGCTGGGGCAATAATCCGACGTCCGTCACCGACGCCGTCGAGAACGGGTGGTCACGATTCGGCTTCACAAATTATCAGTATTCCGGTTCGACAAGGTCGAGACTTTTGGGGATGTGCGCGGCCGGCGATCAGAGAGTTAGGGATGCAGAGCCGGAGATAAGCTGGGAAGTGTGTCAGGGATCAGCAGATTTCATGCAGAAAGTTCGACTCAATCCCGGGTCGAAAAAAGTGCTAAATTTATCAGGCGCTTCTGCTTCTGCCGCCTCTGTGATCAAAACTGGGCTGCCTCTGCCAGGCCCTGCTCTCGGAAGCAATTCCTTCCCGCAAGAAGCTTATTTCGAGATCACGATTTTGAGTCCGCGCGGCGGTGATGAAATGAGTCAGTCGATTGTCAAGGAAGGAGAGAAGATTAAATTGATTCAGAAGAGTTACGAAGAGAATCCGAGTTCAGATTCTTTGGTTCATGtgagtagtagtagtagtagtcaGAGTATTAGCAGAATTGAGGAGTTGAAGCTCAGTGTTAAGGATGATATTCATCATGGTAAAAATGAAGCTGTGTTACTATCAGTTGGACTCTCCGTCGGCGGCGCTCTTCCGCTCAAACTTCCCGGGAGTTATCCTGGAAGCATCGGATTCGGCTCCAATGGCTCTGTCCATCTCGATG ggATGAAGCTTGTGTTTGAATCAGAAAAAGCAACATGGGGAAAAAGAGACAGAGTGATTGGATGTGGCTTTGATCCCACACAAAAGAAGGTATACTTCACTGTGGAATCAGAGCTAGTGCACGTTATCCACTGCCAGTCAGAGGAATTCAGCACTCCTCTCTATCCAACCCTAGCAGCAAACACTGACATTACAGTCCTGGTCAACCTTGGTCAAAGTGCCTTCAAGTATGCCCCCGCCAATGCTCAGAGGACACCTAACCCTTGCTTTGTGGGCCCTCTTGTGAGATCCTCAGCTGCTGCATTCTATGAAGATAGCATGGAGCTCTTCTCCATGGATAGAATTGACTCCCAGTGGCTCAACAGGTGCACAACCAAGGGcaaccaaaaccctaaccatGAACTGGAGTTTGATGAGGAATCTGAAGCTGATTTGTTTGAGATTGTCTTGGAGAGTTGTGGAAGATCCCCGCACACAGTATCGTAG